The region tgtcttatttaaaaatttatataattattgactattttattatgattcagtttatacttaaagtaattttaaatatgtttataattttatatatttgaataaaatttttaaacaagacaaatgatcagCATAAATCAAAATGTCAGGACGGCAAACAAACGAAGGACTATCTGTCAAGATCTTCCTCGTAGCGGGAAGGACTAATTATCATAGTACTCAGATTCCCAATGCTCTGGTTCCTCCGCTCACAGGGCTGTCAGGTCAGTGTACCACTCAAAACTGAAGGCAGACAAGGGGAACCTCCACCTCAGCAAgattaatagtatagctagCAAGTCGGCTATAAGACTGTTTGTAGCTTTCTCTTAGCTCAtctatataatagttagctctttatcattaatgcatAACCCACTTGTCTATCTCAcagagttttttaattagttgttATGTCCGAACTAGCTATAAACTTACAACCCGCTTCTCCTTTCTTTCATCCATCTCTCCTCTATATCAGCATTTAGCCGGCTTACACCTtgtattatacttgctcttaggggTGTGCACATGGAAGTCTTGAGTTACCAGGTGGCCTCAGCATCTTGATCTTGGCACACTTCACTCTCAGGGAATCGTCCATGTCGGCGTTCAGGCAATGGCGTATGTTGAGATATTCCACGTGAGGGCAATTATCAAAGATAGTTGACAGCTGACCTTTCTCGCTGAGGTTTTTGGCAAAGAGCTACAGGGAGCTTAGttcatgcatgtttgcaatctCTTGGGCGTCTTGGTAACTGACTAATTGTCCCTTTAGCGATCGGATGGGACAAAGGTGAGTCAACGGGAGATGGCAACTAGGAAGGCGATTGGAGAGGCGAAAGGGGAGGAATCTCAAACCTCGCATGGCAGCCAAGGAAGCTCGAGTGGGTCGAGGCCCACAGATGGAGGGCTCATCTCCCACATCAAGCAGGCTAAAGACCATATGTCGGGTGAGTTTTTGGGGCATAGCCTAGAAGCGAGGTGTGGGGAGGGTGGGAGATGTCCATGGTGATCCAAAGAAGCCCATGGTGGTCTATGGATTGAAGATGTCTTCCCCAAAGCTTCCAAGTCTCTGCATAGTGAGTTGGTGTGGATTTCGGAAGGGTCGCTCCCCCGAACTAGGGTTTCCAGACATGACTAGCGAGATCTAGAAATTTGGGAGTTTTGCGAGAAAAGTGTGGAGAACATACGTTGAGGTGGTGATGGAGCGACGTCCTTCGTTCTAGCGCCAAGACCAAGAGATGAACAAGAGGATAGCTATGAATCAAATCAGTCAAGGGATTCTAGGTTCAAATCcgaaggaagaagaggatCTCCGTAAGTAACTAATGCATAATCAGAGGGGATGGAGGAATCCTGGAAGGGGAAGAACCAGGGAAGatgaggagaggggaggtagCAAAATCAAACCATAAACCCCGCACCAATCAATACTTAAGGCCAAGGAGGTGGGTATTGTCCGGATGAGCAGATTACTCGGTAGTCCCAAATCCAAAAGGTaagaaacatttatatatcCTAATACCCCAGAGATGGTGCTCATAGAGATATTGAACAAAGAGGTGGTAGTTCCAAGACTCCTATCAAATGCTTCAAATGTGGGAAAAAGGGTCACCACCACCAGGCTAATTGCTTTAACCCCTATTATGCTATGCTTGTCATAACACGGGTCACATTGCTTCAAATCGCCCTATTAATGCTGTTTCTATTATCTATTAGTGCTACAAAGAGGTGTGTTAAGATGTGTGGTTTTGGGATTCCAGGACATGTTTCTTGAGTCTTAATATAGATACCCATGTGACCGAGGTAGGAAAATCTCCTGTAAGATGTATCTTGTCAATTATTGAGGGAGTTGGTTATGTGGAGAAAATAGAGATAGAATAAAATCACATCTTCTCTAATCTTACTTGGGAGTGGAAAGTGAAAAAGTTGAATGAGATTGAATTTCTAGCAACCTTCCCTTCCGAGAACATCAGGTGGTAGATTTCCAAACCTAAGAGTTTTGACTTTGGCTGCACCTCCTGATAATAGCGAACGGAAAACACAACCAATAAAATATCAGTAGtaattttactttgttaaaaactgtcatgtattttttaaaccgACAAGAACTTGtgtgataaatatttgttaagtATTATATGATCACTTAGTACttgatttaaatatctttttatgtaatataagaagacaagatgaaatttgtttttaaactcataaaaatagccttttaattatatgttatttgaGAGTTTCACATTTGTTTTAATCATTTGATATATCCAAACGtcaacaaatttttatttcttataagAAGACGGAAAGCTCTAttatatgcaaaatatatttgtataaagtaactttgactaaatttagctttatagagtttaaatttgtgttaatattagataatataaaaaattatttaattaaaattatgctTACAATGTGTGAACTTGATATTATagtgattttaaaattagtatattaatttgttatcaCAGTGTTTCTGAAATTAATGGATAAACTTGCCTTGTAAGTTCTGGAATTACCATCCAAACTCTTAGAGTCGCAACGTGTGacaacatataattaattatgaaaagCTACAGACAGTTACTTACAGTATTTTTCAtggaaactatttttttacgtATGATTATCATTTCTCCAGGGACCATTATATAAATTCTTTATCTATAAAAGGGTGTTTTGTAAGATAGTACTGACGGCGTTATAACGAACCCCAAGAGAGTCCGTCAAGTTCGAACCTTGGGGCGGGGGAGCGAAGAAGCTTCCAGAAGCTCGCATCCCCCCTTCAAAACgcgacgagacgagacgattCGTCGACTCCTCCCGATCCCGAGCAGCAGAAGCCCCCCCGGCGATTCCGCGCGGCGCTCGAGGTAGGTGATCCTGTTCGCGAGATATCCCGCGGTGTgcgtcgtggtggtggtgtgggGGCGGGGGCGCCGGGGGTGGGGGCGGGGGGAGCTTAGCTTGGTGGCGCGGTTACTAGTACCGTGTGTGGATTCCGCGGCCAATTCCGTGTGCTCTGGATGCGTAATTGTGCGTGGGGATTACGGTCGCTGCTTGTGATTCCTGCCATGTTGCAGATGTCGGTGGTGGCGCTCATATCTTCTTGTGTGAATGGCTGACTGCACTTTCTCTTGTTCGGTTAACTTCTTTGATGCACACTCGCTCACTGCTGATACTCGTAAAATGCAAGGGATGCTATTTTGTTCTGATTTAATGATGAATTAGCCGGTTCCTGTTctaatttatgtagtttagGTCGCTCGCCTTCAGGGTACAGGATCTAAGAACAAATAAGAATAGGCAATTCGTTAACCTGGAACTTGCTAAAtgttggttttaatttattttcatagcaTTTCTGTTATAAACAAATATTGGGGCATATTATGCAAGAGGTGGAGTTTCTTGcaatggaaaaaatcctaatCGAGCAATGCTGCGTACAGCTGGAGGTTTTACTGATACTTGTCATGAAATAATTTAGTTATGAGCTATCTTCTATGAAAGGGGAAGAATTCTGAATAGTTGGGAATGCATGAATCTGATTTCTGTTTGTGCACTTTGTGATGACTACAATGTATTTTTCACTTGCTAAAATACTGatttcttttcccctttctGACGGTGAAGCCACACATGAAGCCAGATGGTGAAACTCAGCTTCGTCCTACAGCTGCTGGACATCCAGATCCTGGTCTGAGCACCTCATCTGCAGAATATGTGGCCCCTGTAGGACCAGCTACAGTATGTTCTGATCCTTGTCTTCTCTTTAGAAACATGATAGTATAGGTTATGCAACAGCTACCTATGATCCTTTTCTCCTCAAGTTCTGATGGTAAAATTTGACTACATTTTGAAcaatcaatgaaaaaaattaaaccaagTCAATATATAACTAATTTCTTGCTGATTACTATCACTTCATAGTGCTTTTCTACCAATCTTTTCTAATGCTTCTCAGTTTCAAGcctaacaaataaattattattcctCCTGGcctaacaaataaattattgatGTTACAGACTCAGGTAGCTTATCCATATATTGGTACCTATTATGGAGGCATATATGGTGCTTATAGTGGACAACCTCTGGTAAATTACACTAGAGATATAGtgtaatatcaaatttttagcaCAACTATAGTAGCTGATTTTGGTTATGTATATTTCTTTAGGTGAATGCTGCTTTAATGGCAATGCCTCCGCATTCTGTGCCCTTGGCAACTGATGTTGTTTTGGAACCCATATATGTCAATGCAAGGCAGTATCATGGTATATTAAGACGACGCCAGTCTCGTGCGAAAGCTGAATCAGAAAATAAGGCTAACAAAAGCCGCAAGGTATAATTTTAACAATGCTTTATTGAGCTATAGGTTTGTAAGGTATTTAACAGATGGGAAGAAACTGATTTGCCAAATCTTAAAGATTGATATGTGAAGACTGATCCATGTAATTAAAACAGgctttatcaaaatttaaaaatatataggggTCATGAAGCATAATCTGTTTGCTCAAAGGTCATCATGACCGTGACATCTTTAGTgtgttttttcagtttttgaattgattttttcctataaatgCATCCATTGATCTGATCAGATGAATATATGCATTCATATGTGTTTGTGATTTCGTTTAttgctttccttttcttcagtGCTGTAGTTATGGATTTGCAATGTCTGAATCCAGAATTTCACATATCAATCAAGATTAAGGGAACAATTTAGTCTCGCTTGTCATcctttatttgattattttgacTGCAAAAATTAGATTGTATTAGATTTTAGCAAGGTTAAGGGGGGCAAATAACAATCCTGTTATTGTCATCTCCTTGGGAATATTGTTCATCtctattcaaatttatatcaaaattgaCCATGCCTAACTAATTTAAATAGTAGATTGTTCAAAGAAATAGTAGATTGTTCAAAGAAATTGGGAATATTGTTCAAAGATGATATGGCTATTTAAATCCCGACAACTTTATCGTAAGCTACTTTCTTCCTTTAATCTGATAACTACAGATTGACAAGCAATTTATcgttagttttattttaataaggTGCTCAAGTAATGAGCAGGGTTCCCCTTACCGCGGAAGCCGCCAAAACCACGGTACCGCACTCCCGCGGATCCCGCACGGTAACCGCAAAAAccgtgatgaatttgaatccaaaaaaattaaacttaaaCTCGCGCGGTTtgccgcggtaaccgtggtAACTACTTGCTGGAACAACATATGAGAacggcggttaccgcggcttcCCGCGTGGTTTTTGTAGctgaaaccgcggttaccgcgaggagaCCGCGGGTGTGATgttaaatgcaaaaaaaactttaaaaaatctaaaaaaatacatgaaaaataggaaaatattttatgactgTATGTACGgcataggaaaaataggacatgttatagggaaaacaagaaaagtttcacatgacattttctaaattcttgatattgcaagatacaccgtcatatcatcattcaccaaataattcacaccaataacTTCATTATGATTgttgcgtcacaactatacctactacccattattacgaataaaactattatgtgtattaagatgcacgtataatttttctctatacatattttccatatattcatcattgtatatttgtattttaacattATGTACTCTAATGTCTagtgtaaataataataactcaacacaaaatattcttgaccatcttcctatgaaatattacttgcaataggctattttaaattttgtttcccgaaatactcgtttatgattttaattacgtcgggaatacattttttcattaatttctttaacaaaactacactatatatccacatatacaacatatatttttttcattaaattttctcaaattttttaaattcttcttaaatttaaacttggttACCGTGGCTTACCGAAGCCGTTCCTCCGCGGAGggcgcggtaaccgcggtaacgTAAACCATGGTAACGAGATGCACATTAACTCAGTACGGCTGCACACCTGAACATGTAGAGAACTAAGAAAAAACAGGACATGCTCCTTGTCCGCATTTCTTCATCATGTTTAATGGATTATAAACAAGTTTCTGTTCCTATTGATACTCGTGTTCTTTGTTTCTCATTTCTTCTGTATGTTTGGTTATATTCCCCTTGCAGCCTTACCTACATGAGTCCCGCCATCTGCATGCTTTGAAAAGGGCAAGGGGGTCTAGTGGTCGATTTCTCAACTCTAAGGCCATGGAGGGAAAGCAAGACAGTAAATCCGTGGATAAAAATGATGGAGCTCTGCCAGCTGAGGAAAACAGAGACAACAAGGATACCAATAGCAATACCAAATCATAGATTGAGAGCCCACCAACCCAGCCAGGTGCTGATGTGTCCGATGTTGTCTAATACTTATGTAGCCAATCTCCTCTAATCCAACCAACTTACCAGTCGAATTATGTCCTTGCTTTCTGTCATGACGGTTTAAGTCTGTATATAGCTGTTAGTTTTGATGATTGGATAAATCCATGACAGCAGAGTGAACATGTTCTGGGAGCAGTTCAGTGCTAGGGTTTCTTGCTGATTGCAGATTTTCGACCTGTATCATCGTTGCATCTTGGTCCTGTTAATGAATGTTAACTTTCGATAATTTAGACTCGTACGATAGTTACTTAGAAATGCCATGAAAATCCTTGTTTGCAAAACGTTTTGTTCATTCCCAAATTTTGTCAGGAATTGCTTGGATAATAAAtgcttttttttggctaaatGTTTCCTTATAATTTAAGTTGCAGACTGAGACGTTATTGTGTCTCAAGGAATGGATTATGAGAGGTACAACATTTTGATTAACAATTATTTCAAACCTTAACTATGCCTCAAGCGAGTGCTATGACCATAAATGTGTGTTCCGACTTTCCGTTATAGCCTAAAAATAAGCATGACAACTGCAAACTGATTTACTTGCCTGATTTGACTTGCTGAGAGTGACGTATCAAAAATGGTGAATGGTTTAGAAAGACATCGCCCTTTTTCGCTTTTACTTAtagttataagctaaaattttaactttaactttaaatttgttttaaaggtttttcatcatagtatgtttttatcgtagttgatttatacatat is a window of Oryza brachyantha chromosome 8, ObraRS2, whole genome shotgun sequence DNA encoding:
- the LOC102715224 gene encoding nuclear transcription factor Y subunit A-7 is translated as MKPDGETQLRPTAAGHPDPGLSTSSAEYVAPVGPATTQVAYPYIGTYYGGIYGAYSGQPLVNAALMAMPPHSVPLATDVVLEPIYVNARQYHGILRRRQSRAKAESENKANKSRKPYLHESRHLHALKRARGSSGRFLNSKAMEGKQDSKSVDKNDGALPAEENRDNKDTNSNTKS